In the Salvia miltiorrhiza cultivar Shanhuang (shh) chromosome 8, IMPLAD_Smil_shh, whole genome shotgun sequence genome, gcaaaaaaaataaaaatgaactaGATGTTGTCAATTGGGCTAGACCGACCCCGCTCATCCCGGCCAAAGCCCAATTTTATTGAGCAAGTACACATTGGGTTGGGTTGGACCACCTACTCCAAATTAGCCCATTTGAGCCTTTTTCGAAACCTAGGCCTAGCCCAAGACTACTTGAGGCCCAGTCCAGGCGCACCTGAATAATTATATTACTCCCCTCCGTCTAATTTATAACGTCCCAAAAAAATGGGGCACACAAATTAAGGAAATGAAGGTAAAGAAAATTGAAACGTTATTAATGAGACGAATAGAGTACTCAAGCCCGGACCGACCCAACCTAGTTGACAACTCTAATTTGAACTGTTTACTCATTTGGTTTTAACTTGTTCTTCCTTCATTTAGTATTTCGGAGCCAATCTTGTATTTGTAatcttttttatgtttaatgaATTTATTTACCCAGAAACAAGATCTTCTTATTATCAAGACTACACTCTCTTCACCAAATTAAAGTTGATCAAATGAGCTGCATACTGAATGTACCATCCATAAGTATCTTCCACAACTAGAGAACAAATACAGATTTAATCTAACAAAGTTACAAACCGTGCAAAATTGAAGTGTATGCTGCAAAATTTTGCTATATTTCCAATAAAACACCTATACATGATCATCATCAACTGGGATTCCTCATTCATTGATGCTGTCGGCTAAAGCAAATGATGCCAATCGAATCGTTGCAGTATGAGACTAATTCTTGTTGCTCACCTTAATATGCCACGGCCATCGCATGTAATGCAGGACCGAGTAGACGAGCACTTGGTGCAGTAGCTCCACTTCTTCGGCAGCCTGTCAACAGAGAATGAGATTAATGCATATTACTGctataaaaagaagaagacaagTAAAATCGATAGGAATGAACAGCCTACCCCGCTGTGTATCTAGTTGCCGCGTTTTGTGACATCAATCTTGCTCTTTCTGCGCTTTCCTCAGACAATCTCTTTAGCACAAATCCTTCTCCTTTGCATTCAGAGCATACACCTGAACCTCCACAGTCATCGCATGTTCTTGTAGGAGCCTGTCTACCACAACAATCACAGTCAAAGGAACACCAGCATTATGCAAGTCactgattttttaaaaaaaaattatagccaCCAATTCTTGCTTTTGATGAATGTAACATATGTGTTTGATGTTCAGCTTTTAGTGTAGTGTGTTCCTTCACATTCTCCATTGAGTCATATCAAGAAACCAGAAAATTTTATCTTCTTTAAGGATAAGGAATAATCTTGTTTAGCAAACTCAAAATATGTTCTTGTTTACTAAGCAAAGCATGGGATTGATAATGGTACTACGTTAAGAGGCAACAAGCATCAGAGTTAACTCTGAGATAATGTAACATTTTTCAGTCAAAATAGAATGTGAGAAGTGAACTCAGCCTGACAATGTAGGGCTCCTCATATGAAAATCCTGCCCCTTTCACAACTTGCGTTAGCAATGTATCAACATTTTACAGGTCAAATGTTTGTTACATCCTTAATCTACTCTTACAAAGAGATGCAGAATTCTATCAAGTTGGGACACATACCTCAGTCGATTCAGAACTTTTAGTTCTTCTCATCAGAAACGTAGCAGCTGCGCCGACAACTGTTGCAGCCACTGCTACAGAGGCTGCTGTTTCTGGTAGTGAAGACAGTACTTTTACTGTCTCTCTACTTCGTGTTTTTGCCTTGTATGCATTCAGGGATCCATAACTGACTCTCGAATTTGAACTTGTAGAAGCTGCACAACCAAGTATTGAGAATGACAACTTACACTGCAGATTCCCATTTTGTTTCAAGACTTTAGAAAAAGCTGATGAAAACATTTGAATAAGAAGCAGAATATGTTCCCTATCTATGGGAGACAAGTAACACTAGCCACATAGACGGTGTCACACGGTTAAAATCAGCTCAGGTAGGATTAATATCATGAAAAATGATATTTCTTCACCAGTTTAGCAATCACTTAACTGCAAGGCTGTGATTTAGGGTATTCTCATGAAAAGAGACAACATATAAAACCCAGCATACACAGGAGATACATATTATACATTCAATCATTCATCATATTCTTTGAGAAAATACCAGAACCAAGAAAAAGAGAGGTTATAGACGCTTCTGCTAGCTTGAGTAGTCATCTGTTTTATCACAAACGAAAGCCTTTGGAAAGGCCATGCTTTTGGTACTTACTTTACATGATCTCAATTGAGAATCTGGCAATGCAGAGACAACTGAATCACAATGTATAGATGTGAACAATTACTTGAAACTTAACATCTTTCAAATGCAAGCCAGCAAAAATCTGCagataattaacctaatcatttCAACTAATTAGCAAGTTTCTAATCATCCACAAAGAGTTCATCACCATCTCTGTGCGGCTGTGCCAATACATGATTCACTCAAATTCGATAATGATCAATTTCACCATTTCTCTAAGTTATTGTCACCGAACAAACACAAAATTTTGCATCATGATTATCAATCGACAAGACTCGTAATCTCAACTGAATCATAATTGAGTAATCTGCACATATCATCAGAATCGAATGCCTTTCCATCAACAGTCAATGTCTCTCTAATAAAATCATTGTATACGCGCAATGAAGTAATGCCTCATCTCCTTTGCTAAGTTACAACACTGAGATTAAAAAAAGTCTGCAAaaacatgagagagagagagagagagagagagagagagagagagagagagagagaattccTGGTTCTGGCTTACTGAAATTGAAGGAAGCGAGTGAAAGATTTAGATTCTGCAACTTTAGCTCCATTTGCATTTACGAAAAGGTAAGAGCTGATACACGCAGCGGATTTAATGGCTCGTATGCATTCATGGAAACTACGGCAGTGATATTAGTTTCTCTCTTTTCAAATATGCCCCTGCACTGTTTGCAATTTCCAATTTTACCCACTCTGGTCTGGAATGTGGATTATATTGTTGAAATATATGCAAAAGATTATTCGAAAAAATTTATTTCAGATGCAGATCTAATTCAAAAATAACTAGTTCATACATATATGGAGTACTAAAATAAACAAGTTTAAACAAAATAATTGGACTAGTGGAATTTGCACATATACATAAATTATCTTCTGCATATTATAGTATGTCACCAGATCCAGAACTCTAGtttaacataaaaatatttgtaaccTAAGAAAATATTCATTCTGTACCctacatactttttttttaatacatctCTTAAATTTATACACACTCTACTTTTAAATACTACTTtacacataatttaaataattttatccTTGTAACTTACATTTCTTTACCCACAATCTACTTAACAATACCCTTAACATGAAATcatttttccactatcaatactctaaacaacttttcattaaaactcgtgtcgaaAGCACAGAAAAACTACAATTAATTGAAGAAGTCATACAATATTGAAAGATAATTGGAACAAATTGGACCCCTGTGGCTAGCGCACTCGCAATAAGAAGTTGCAGATAGATAGATGTGTATCAGTAAAACAGGCAGAATAATAGTGTAATCTAACTccataaataaacaaaaaaagtgCTAACAAGATAAAGCAGAGTCGCACAAAGCCTCGGAATCATAAAATTGGAGCAAAGTATATATTTGGAACTCCAGGAAGGCTAACTATACAAGTCGTCTTCATCAGCAGCTCCGCCGGCAGGGGCCGCAAACGGGTCGGCTGCAGATGCTCCACCCGCGGCGGATTCAGGAAACCTGAATTCCGTCCCGAATCCACGAGACTGCTGCAAGGTCTGCGCAAAAGCCTGGTACTTGCGTATATCAGCATCACTCACACTTCTGCGAGCATATTTCATCGACTCCTCAAAATGCGAAGGCGTGATCTCTGACACTTCATCGGTCTCGTCTTCATCCATCGAGTCGGGATTATCTAAtctcttcctctctctttctATGTCCTGAAATAAGCAAAACAGCATCGTCAGAAACCTCACAGGAAGATAGGTTTATGATTATAACAACTTGAGAAAAAAAAAGCGGAAGAGAAGCTTTCGCAACGCATACTTTCTCAATGTTCTCTCGAATGGCATATTTGCAAGCCCGCTGACAGATCTCTGTGATGTCTGCCCCACTAAATCCTTGAGTGTACTTGGCCAGAGCTCGTAGATCGACATCTTTGGAAAGTGGGGATTTACGAAGGCAGGCTTTGAAGATTTGATGACGAGAATCCTCATCTGGCAGAGGGATATATATCAATTGATCAAGACGACCTGGGCGAAGAAGCGCAGGATCAATTATGTCAGGTCTGTTAGTGGCCCCAATGATGAAAACAGTCTTTTTGGCATTCATGCCATCCATTTCAGTAAGAAGTTGGTTGAGAACTCTATCAGCAGCACCACCAGCATCTCCAACACTGCTTCCTCTCTGAGccaaataataatattcatTGAGCAAAACAAGTAATAATTTCCGAATTGTAAATGATAAACTCGTATATTGATTGCTTACAAATAGAAATTCATACCTGGGTAGCAATAGAGTCAAGCTCGTCAAAGAAGAGAACACAAGGAGCAGATTGTCTAGCCTTGTC is a window encoding:
- the LOC131000084 gene encoding uncharacterized protein LOC131000084 isoform X1; amino-acid sequence: MFSSAFSKVLKQNGNLQCKLSFSILGCAASTSSNSRVSYGSLNAYKAKTRSRETVKVLSSLPETAASVAVAATVVGAAATFLMRRTKSSESTEAPTRTCDDCGGSGVCSECKGEGFVLKRLSEESAERARLMSQNAATRYTAGLPKKWSYCTKCSSTRSCITCDGRGILR
- the LOC131000084 gene encoding uncharacterized protein LOC131000084 isoform X2, giving the protein MQMELKLQNLNLSLASFNFTSTSSNSRVSYGSLNAYKAKTRSRETVKVLSSLPETAASVAVAATVVGAAATFLMRRTKSSESTEAPTRTCDDCGGSGVCSECKGEGFVLKRLSEESAERARLMSQNAATRYTAGLPKKWSYCTKCSSTRSCITCDGRGILR